One Syntrophobacterales bacterium genomic region harbors:
- the prmC gene encoding peptide chain release factor N(5)-glutamine methyltransferase, translating into MNIKTLLAGAASELAICGSASPRLDADLLLMHLLKIDRAQLLAYPERTLTEQQRTAFTGFLERRKQGEPVSYIIGQKEFWGLRFTVNPAVLIPRPETECLIEEVLRFYRPPGNNLRVCDIGTGSGIIAIALASELPEARIVATDISREALAVAYGNALYHGVAGRIDFQQADVFPDIPGNFDVICSNPPYITAEQYSLLPGGIRDFEPREALLAGPDGLALYRKIIAAGPRHLKRGGRIFMEIGEEQQDAVSSLLREEGSYADIFCRSDYGGMDRVLSASKR; encoded by the coding sequence ATGAACATTAAAACGCTCCTTGCCGGCGCTGCTTCCGAGCTCGCGATCTGCGGCAGCGCTTCCCCCCGTCTTGACGCCGATCTGCTACTGATGCATCTGCTGAAGATCGACCGCGCCCAGCTTTTGGCATATCCGGAGCGCACACTAACTGAGCAACAGAGGACTGCTTTCACGGGGTTCCTGGAAAGACGGAAGCAGGGCGAGCCGGTCTCCTACATAATCGGGCAGAAGGAGTTTTGGGGCCTCCGCTTTACGGTGAATCCCGCCGTGCTGATTCCGCGGCCGGAAACGGAATGCCTGATCGAAGAGGTTTTGCGTTTTTACCGTCCCCCCGGAAACAATCTGCGGGTATGCGATATCGGAACGGGAAGCGGCATAATTGCGATCGCGCTGGCCAGCGAACTTCCGGAAGCCCGGATTGTGGCGACAGACATTTCTCGAGAAGCGCTGGCCGTGGCCTACGGCAACGCCCTTTATCACGGCGTGGCCGGGAGGATTGATTTTCAGCAGGCGGATGTTTTCCCGGACATTCCCGGCAATTTTGACGTCATCTGTTCCAACCCTCCCTATATAACTGCCGAACAATACTCGTTGCTGCCGGGGGGAATCCGCGATTTTGAGCCACGCGAGGCGCTGCTTGCCGGCCCGGACGGATTGGCGCTGTACCGGAAAATTATCGCGGCCGGGCCGCGCCATTTGAAGCGGGGCGGTCGTATTTTCATGGAAATAGGCGAGGAGCAGCAAGACGCGGTTAGTTCCTTGTTAAGGGAAGAGGGCAGCTATGCGGACATCTTTTGCCGCAGCGACTACGGGGGGATGGATCGTGTCTTGTCGGCAAGCAAGAGATAG
- the rpmE gene encoding 50S ribosomal protein L31 → MKQGIHPEYKETTISCVCGNVIATRSTRQDIKVEVCSQCHPFMTGKQKIVDTAGRVERFNRKYAGFEKKA, encoded by the coding sequence ATGAAACAGGGAATTCATCCCGAATATAAGGAAACAACGATAAGCTGTGTTTGCGGAAATGTTATCGCGACCAGGTCAACCAGACAGGATATCAAGGTGGAAGTCTGTTCCCAGTGCCATCCCTTCATGACCGGAAAGCAGAAGATTGTCGATACGGCGGGACGGGTGGAGAGGTTCAACCGCAAGTATGCGGGATTTGAGAAAAAGGCGTAA
- the murA gene encoding UDP-N-acetylglucosamine 1-carboxyvinyltransferase, translating into MDKIEIIGGRRLQGEVRISGAKNAALPVLASALLVDGWNTFHNIPDLEDIKTIRTLLASLGVKSEGGETLMISAGEITSCEASYDLVRKMRASVLVLGPLVARRGEARVSLPGGCAIGARPVNLHVKALREMGAEVELKDGYIEAKASRLKGATIYFDTPTVTGTENIMMAATLADGTTVLKNAAREPEIVNLAGVLSGMGARIRGAGSDVITIEGVKALHPAEARVIPDRIEAGTFIIAAGMTNGDIRILDCEPRDFEALTAKLLATGMEIKIEDGNLRVQGKKQVKSVDVKTMPHPGFPTDLQAQIMAMMTIAKGLSVITETVFENRFMHVSEMIRLGADIVIEGNSAIVRGIPQLHGAPVMATDLRASASLILAGLAAEGKTVLSRVYHIDRGYEQIEKKFSALGADIKRIPG; encoded by the coding sequence ATGGATAAAATAGAGATTATCGGCGGGCGGAGGCTGCAGGGCGAGGTGCGGATCAGCGGGGCGAAGAATGCCGCCCTGCCGGTGCTGGCCTCGGCGCTCCTCGTCGATGGCTGGAATACCTTTCACAACATCCCCGATCTGGAGGATATCAAGACGATCCGCACCCTGCTGGCGAGCTTGGGGGTAAAAAGCGAAGGCGGCGAAACTTTAATGATAAGCGCCGGAGAAATTACCAGTTGTGAGGCATCTTATGATCTTGTCCGGAAGATGCGGGCCTCGGTTCTGGTGCTCGGTCCCCTTGTGGCGAGAAGGGGCGAGGCGCGGGTTTCTCTGCCGGGCGGCTGCGCGATTGGCGCCCGACCCGTAAATCTCCATGTAAAGGCGCTCAGGGAAATGGGGGCGGAGGTGGAGCTGAAGGATGGGTACATCGAGGCGAAGGCTTCGCGCCTGAAAGGGGCGACGATCTATTTTGATACCCCAACGGTTACGGGCACGGAAAACATCATGATGGCGGCGACACTGGCCGATGGGACAACTGTGCTGAAGAATGCGGCGCGCGAGCCGGAGATTGTCAATTTAGCCGGGGTGCTCAGTGGGATGGGGGCAAGAATCCGCGGGGCGGGCAGCGACGTCATAACGATCGAAGGGGTGAAAGCACTCCACCCGGCAGAGGCGCGGGTCATCCCGGACCGGATCGAGGCAGGCACGTTTATTATTGCGGCCGGAATGACCAACGGAGATATCCGGATTCTCGATTGCGAGCCCCGCGATTTCGAAGCGCTGACGGCCAAGCTGCTCGCAACAGGAATGGAGATAAAAATTGAGGATGGCAACCTTCGGGTGCAAGGCAAAAAACAGGTGAAAAGCGTGGACGTAAAGACCATGCCTCACCCCGGCTTTCCCACGGATCTGCAGGCGCAGATCATGGCGATGATGACGATCGCAAAGGGTCTGAGCGTCATCACCGAAACAGTTTTCGAAAACCGGTTTATGCATGTAAGCGAGATGATCCGGCTGGGCGCGGACATCGTTATCGAAGGCAACAGCGCGATTGTGCGGGGAATTCCGCAACTGCACGGGGCGCCGGTGATGGCAACCGATTTGCGCGCCTCGGCGTCGCTGATCTTGGCCGGCCTGGCCGCGGAAGGAAAGACCGTACTTTCGCGTGTTTATCATATTGACCGGGGATACGAGCAGATCGAAAAGAAGTTTTCCGCCCTGGGCGCCGACATTAAACGCATCCCCGGGTGA
- the pgeF gene encoding peptidoglycan editing factor PgeF encodes MFRLANRGRIGYLEAQGIQGLAFATHAFCTRRTGVSRGGFESLNVGELVGDTEENVKENLELVKREFAIPPNGLVMCRQVHGDRIIEIGKDEPLPLPMPEGDGLVTARPGIALGIKTADCVPLLFFDRRLRVAGAAHAGWRGTALGIAAKMIDIFLRRFASQREDIIVLVGPAIASCCYEVDAPVYEAFAGRTKTERFFRKRRGKERWMFDISLANRVQLREAGIPANNIMTSAMCTACRRELFFSHRAARGKDEGRQLTLIMIN; translated from the coding sequence ATGTTTAGGTTGGCGAACAGAGGGCGAATCGGGTATCTGGAGGCACAGGGAATTCAAGGGCTTGCATTTGCAACCCACGCCTTCTGCACGCGCCGGACAGGCGTCAGCCGGGGAGGATTTGAAAGCCTCAATGTCGGCGAGCTGGTTGGAGACACGGAAGAAAACGTCAAGGAAAATCTTGAACTTGTCAAAAGGGAGTTTGCTATTCCCCCAAACGGACTGGTCATGTGCAGGCAGGTGCATGGCGACAGGATAATCGAGATAGGCAAGGATGAACCTCTGCCGCTGCCCATGCCGGAAGGCGACGGACTGGTTACCGCCCGCCCGGGGATTGCCCTGGGTATAAAAACAGCCGATTGCGTTCCGCTGCTCTTTTTTGACCGCCGTCTCCGGGTAGCGGGGGCGGCTCATGCCGGATGGAGGGGAACGGCGCTTGGAATCGCGGCGAAAATGATCGACATCTTTCTGCGGCGCTTTGCCTCGCAAAGGGAGGATATAATTGTCCTTGTCGGGCCGGCAATCGCCTCCTGCTGCTATGAGGTCGATGCTCCGGTCTATGAGGCTTTTGCCGGCAGGACAAAAACGGAGCGGTTTTTTCGCAAGCGCAGGGGAAAGGAGCGCTGGATGTTCGATATCTCGCTTGCCAATCGCGTTCAGCTCAGGGAAGCCGGAATTCCTGCAAATAACATCATGACATCCGCAATGTGCACAGCCTGCCGGCGGGAGTTGTTTTTTTCTCATCGCGCCGCCCGGGGAAAAGACGAAGGCCGGCAGCTCACCCTCATTATGATTAATTGA
- a CDS encoding acyl-CoA dehydrogenase produces the protein MINGNKMFITNGTVCDFMLTACITNPEEKKHKRFSIIRIPAATTGITRTKIHGKMGIRTTDTAEIAFEDVRVPQSNLIGTKEGLGFYQLMHFFDTTRIQVAGQALGLSEACLAESIKYVKERTVFGAPLGSYQLTRKKLAEMAIRIEALRGMTYKAAWLMDQGRPDYTLAAMAKFLGGETAVFCANYAVELHGGYGYINEYAVEKLYRDAKVLELFEGTKEAEIMTIGRTLQTGYRAG, from the coding sequence GTGATCAACGGCAACAAGATGTTTATAACCAATGGGACGGTCTGTGATTTCATGCTGACCGCTTGCATCACGAATCCAGAGGAGAAAAAACACAAAAGATTCAGTATAATCAGAATCCCCGCCGCTACAACGGGAATAACCCGCACCAAGATTCACGGGAAGATGGGGATCCGCACCACCGATACGGCGGAAATCGCCTTCGAAGATGTCCGGGTGCCCCAGTCCAATCTGATTGGAACGAAAGAGGGTCTGGGCTTCTATCAGCTTATGCATTTTTTCGATACGACGCGCATCCAGGTCGCCGGTCAGGCCCTGGGGCTTTCCGAGGCCTGTCTGGCGGAAAGCATCAAATATGTAAAGGAGCGAACAGTCTTCGGAGCGCCGCTGGGCTCCTACCAGCTTACCCGGAAAAAGCTTGCCGAGATGGCAATCCGCATTGAAGCGCTCCGGGGAATGACCTACAAGGCGGCGTGGCTGATGGATCAGGGACGTCCCGATTACACACTGGCTGCAATGGCGAAGTTTCTGGGCGGCGAGACCGCTGTCTTCTGCGCCAATTATGCCGTCGAACTCCACGGGGGCTACGGCTACATTAATGAATATGCTGTCGAAAAGCTGTACCGCGACGCCAAGGTTCTGGAACTCTTTGAAGGAACAAAGGAGGCGGAGATCATGACGATTGGCCGCACCCTCCAGACCGGATACCGTGCCGGGTAA
- the hisD gene encoding histidinol dehydrogenase: MRIIKADSGEFEEYFKQLTGRGQVFDTQLWSAVGAIVEAVRVRGDEALFEYTARWDGFAVAAATVEVSAAEWQAAAKHATPEEIEIINLSATRIARFHERQRQESWFVNDEEGVELGQLVRPLERVGIYAPGGRACYPSTVLMTAIPARIAGVTEIILTTPCRDGVLPPLIAAAAKLAGVTRIFKIGGAQAVAALAFGTESVPRVDKIVGPGNRYVAAAKKMVFGQVGIDMIAGPSEVLVIADKTGNAAYAAADMLAQAEHDEMAGAVLMTPDAAFAREAAAELSRQMTQMERKEIAARALQNYGAAIITRDLDEAIILANRFAPEHLELMVENPRAYLPRLRNAGAVFLGASAPEALGDYMAGPNHVLPTGGTARFASPLGVYDFFKRTSVLSFSQTALARYGEPTARFADLEGLYGHGRSVRLRLKA; encoded by the coding sequence ATGAGGATAATTAAAGCTGACAGTGGGGAATTTGAGGAATATTTCAAACAGTTGACGGGCCGCGGCCAGGTTTTTGACACCCAGCTTTGGAGTGCGGTGGGGGCTATTGTGGAAGCTGTCCGCGTCCGCGGGGATGAGGCCCTCTTCGAATATACCGCCCGCTGGGATGGGTTTGCCGTTGCCGCCGCGACGGTGGAGGTTTCCGCCGCGGAGTGGCAGGCCGCGGCGAAGCATGCTACTCCTGAAGAGATTGAGATTATTAATCTTTCCGCCACAAGGATTGCCAGGTTCCACGAGCGTCAGCGACAGGAAAGCTGGTTTGTCAACGATGAGGAGGGGGTGGAACTGGGACAATTGGTCCGGCCCCTGGAACGGGTAGGGATCTACGCTCCGGGCGGACGGGCCTGTTACCCCTCTACCGTTTTGATGACGGCGATTCCGGCGCGGATTGCGGGAGTGACCGAGATCATCCTGACTACCCCCTGCCGGGACGGGGTGCTGCCGCCCTTGATCGCCGCCGCGGCAAAGCTTGCCGGAGTCACCCGCATCTTCAAGATCGGCGGCGCCCAGGCGGTTGCGGCCTTGGCCTTCGGGACCGAATCGGTCCCCCGTGTGGACAAGATAGTCGGCCCGGGCAACCGGTACGTGGCGGCTGCCAAAAAAATGGTTTTTGGCCAGGTGGGGATCGATATGATTGCCGGCCCCAGCGAGGTGCTTGTCATTGCCGATAAAACGGGCAATGCCGCCTATGCGGCCGCGGATATGCTGGCGCAGGCGGAGCACGACGAAATGGCAGGCGCGGTGCTGATGACGCCGGACGCGGCATTCGCCCGCGAGGCGGCCGCGGAGCTCAGCCGGCAAATGACGCAGATGGAGCGGAAAGAGATCGCCGCCCGGGCGCTGCAAAATTACGGGGCCGCGATCATTACCCGGGATCTTGACGAGGCGATAATCCTGGCCAACCGTTTCGCCCCGGAACATCTGGAATTGATGGTGGAAAATCCGCGTGCATATTTGCCCCGTCTGCGCAACGCCGGAGCGGTTTTTTTAGGCGCCAGCGCGCCCGAGGCTCTGGGCGATTACATGGCGGGGCCGAATCATGTTCTGCCCACCGGGGGAACCGCCCGCTTCGCCTCGCCGCTGGGCGTTTATGATTTTTTCAAGCGCACCAGCGTCCTGTCCTTTTCGCAAACGGCGCTGGCGCGTTATGGAGAGCCGACCGCCCGCTTTGCCGATCTTGAGGGGCTTTACGGGCACGGACGCTCCGTCCGCTTGCGCCTGAAAGCCTGA
- the rho gene encoding transcription termination factor Rho, with the protein MHIEDIKRQPISELTKMAKELDVPGASGMRRQDLIFAILQTQAEKNGVISGSGVLEILPDGFGFLRAVDYNYLPSPDDIYVSPSQIRRFSLRTGDTVSGEVRPPKEGEKYFALLKVDDVNFESPEAARDKILFDNLTPLYPEEKLNLEHDPENFSTRIMDLFTPIGKGQRGLIVSPPRAGKTVLLQDIAHSITANHKEVVLMVLLIDERPEEVTDMQRSVAGEVISSTFDEPATRHVQVAEMVIEKAKRLVEHKKDVVILLDSITRLARAYNTVVPPSGKVLSGGVDSNALHKPKRFFGAARNIENGGSLTIISTALIDTGSRMDEVIFEEFKGTGNMELHLDRRIADRRVFPAFDLIRSGTRKEELLIPKANLNRVWILRRLLQEMNPVDAMEFIINKIRKTDNNKLFLDSMNS; encoded by the coding sequence ATGCACATCGAAGATATTAAAAGACAACCTATCAGTGAATTGACAAAAATGGCCAAGGAGCTGGATGTTCCCGGCGCCAGCGGCATGAGAAGGCAGGATCTGATCTTCGCTATCCTGCAAACGCAGGCCGAAAAGAACGGCGTTATTTCGGGCTCAGGCGTCCTGGAGATACTGCCGGACGGATTCGGTTTTTTACGGGCCGTAGATTACAACTACCTGCCCAGCCCGGACGACATCTACGTTTCGCCCTCGCAGATCAGACGATTCAGTCTGCGAACGGGTGATACTGTTTCCGGCGAGGTAAGGCCCCCCAAAGAGGGGGAAAAGTACTTCGCGCTGCTGAAGGTCGATGATGTCAATTTCGAGAGTCCGGAAGCGGCGCGCGACAAAATTCTGTTCGACAATCTGACGCCGCTGTACCCGGAAGAAAAGTTGAATCTTGAACACGATCCGGAGAATTTCTCCACGCGCATCATGGATCTCTTCACCCCGATCGGCAAGGGGCAGCGCGGTTTGATCGTTTCTCCGCCGCGCGCCGGGAAGACGGTTCTTCTGCAGGACATCGCCCACAGCATCACCGCCAACCACAAGGAGGTTGTGCTGATGGTGCTTTTGATCGATGAACGGCCCGAAGAGGTAACGGACATGCAGCGCAGCGTGGCGGGGGAAGTGATCTCCTCCACCTTCGACGAGCCGGCTACCCGCCATGTACAGGTTGCAGAGATGGTTATAGAAAAGGCCAAACGGCTCGTGGAGCACAAAAAGGATGTCGTCATCCTTTTAGACAGCATTACCCGTCTGGCCCGTGCCTACAATACGGTTGTCCCCCCCTCCGGGAAGGTGCTTTCCGGCGGGGTGGATTCCAACGCCCTGCATAAGCCCAAGCGCTTCTTCGGGGCGGCCCGGAACATAGAAAACGGCGGCAGTCTGACGATCATTTCCACTGCGCTGATTGATACCGGCAGCCGGATGGACGAGGTCATCTTCGAGGAGTTCAAGGGGACCGGGAACATGGAACTGCACCTTGACCGCCGCATCGCCGATAGGCGGGTTTTCCCCGCATTCGATCTGATCCGTTCCGGAACGAGGAAGGAAGAGCTGCTCATCCCGAAGGCCAATCTCAACCGGGTATGGATATTGCGGAGACTGCTCCAGGAGATGAATCCGGTGGATGCCATGGAATTCATCATCAACAAGATTCGCAAGACGGACAACAATAAATTATTCCTCGATTCGATGAATTCGTAA
- a CDS encoding 2-dehydropantoate 2-reductase translates to MKIAVLGAGAMGCLYGALLSEAGESVTLLDVWEAHVQTIRERGLTITSPNGDRNLPLQAETDPRAIGKVDLVIVFVKSYHTREAMKGALSLLGEKTIVFTVQNGLGNVEQLAEIAGEERILAGTSGFGATMIAPGHIRHAGTGATTFGEPSGRKTARIEQLRAIFEKAGLNPVIAENLPGIIWGKLLVNVGINPITALARIKNGQILEIPELTELMEKAVGEAREVSRRLGIRLAFAGDPLEHVKAVMRNTKENISSMRQDIERGRRTEIDFINGAIVREGAALGVPTPINFTLTSLIKGLEEGTRQKK, encoded by the coding sequence ATGAAAATTGCGGTTTTGGGCGCCGGGGCGATGGGATGCCTGTACGGCGCGCTGCTTTCGGAGGCGGGGGAGTCTGTAACGCTGCTGGATGTCTGGGAGGCGCATGTTCAGACGATCCGGGAGCGGGGATTGACCATTACCTCTCCCAACGGGGACAGGAACTTGCCGTTGCAGGCGGAAACCGACCCGCGGGCAATCGGCAAGGTCGATCTGGTGATCGTCTTTGTCAAATCGTACCATACCCGTGAGGCAATGAAAGGCGCCCTGTCCCTGCTGGGCGAAAAGACGATCGTTTTTACCGTGCAAAACGGTCTGGGCAATGTCGAGCAATTGGCCGAGATAGCCGGTGAAGAGCGGATACTGGCGGGGACGAGCGGCTTTGGGGCGACGATGATTGCCCCCGGGCATATTCGCCATGCCGGAACCGGGGCGACGACTTTCGGGGAGCCCTCCGGTCGGAAAACAGCGAGGATAGAGCAACTGCGGGCAATCTTTGAAAAGGCCGGGCTGAATCCTGTGATAGCCGAAAACCTGCCGGGGATTATCTGGGGGAAACTGCTGGTAAATGTTGGAATAAACCCTATTACCGCCCTGGCGCGGATTAAAAACGGCCAGATTCTGGAGATCCCGGAGTTGACGGAGCTGATGGAAAAAGCTGTCGGCGAGGCGCGGGAGGTGTCCCGCCGCCTGGGCATCCGGCTCGCCTTTGCCGGCGATCCGCTGGAACATGTCAAGGCGGTAATGAGAAACACGAAAGAAAATATCTCGTCCATGCGTCAGGATATCGAACGAGGGAGGCGCACCGAAATTGATTTCATCAACGGGGCGATTGTCCGGGAAGGCGCGGCTCTGGGAGTTCCGACGCCAATCAATTTTACGCTGACCAGCCTGATCAAGGGATTGGAAGAGGGAACGCGGCAGAAAAAATAG
- the prfA gene encoding peptide chain release factor 1 encodes MFSRLKEIEARLRELEQLLSDHAVLGNAGLYQKYAKEHSNILPLVETFRQYEKAVSLLQEDQALLQGNDEELKEIAREELPRLKESVETLQEKLNFLLLPRDPNDEKNVFLEIRAGTGGDEAGLFVEDLFRMYARYAEASGWKVEIISSTPSGGMGGFKEIIALIAGQGAYSRLKYEGGVHRVQRVPVTEAQGRIHTSAVTVAILPEADEVELNIDPNDLRIDVYHSSGHGGQSVNTTDSAVRITHLPTGMIVTCQDEKSQLKNKHKAMNVLRSRLLDIAVREHDDEISETRKSQVGSGDRSERIRTYNYPQGRVTDHRIGMTSYNLEGFLSGDIQFMLDALTAHFRTDALNKAAP; translated from the coding sequence ATGTTTTCAAGACTTAAGGAAATTGAAGCCAGGCTCCGGGAGCTGGAACAATTGCTCAGCGATCATGCTGTCCTGGGGAATGCCGGTCTGTACCAGAAATACGCCAAGGAGCATTCCAATATCCTGCCGCTGGTCGAGACCTTTCGCCAATATGAAAAAGCCGTTTCCCTGCTGCAGGAGGATCAGGCGCTCCTGCAGGGTAACGACGAAGAATTGAAGGAGATTGCCCGGGAAGAGCTCCCTCGGTTGAAAGAATCCGTGGAAACCCTGCAAGAAAAGCTGAATTTTCTCTTGCTGCCCCGCGACCCCAACGACGAAAAAAATGTCTTTCTGGAGATTCGCGCCGGCACCGGCGGGGACGAGGCGGGCCTCTTTGTCGAGGATCTCTTCCGGATGTACGCCCGTTACGCGGAAGCCTCCGGCTGGAAGGTGGAAATCATCAGCAGCACGCCCTCCGGCGGCATGGGAGGCTTCAAGGAGATCATTGCCCTGATTGCCGGGCAGGGCGCCTACAGTCGGCTTAAATATGAGGGCGGCGTGCACCGAGTTCAGAGAGTGCCGGTGACGGAGGCGCAGGGGCGGATCCATACCTCCGCGGTCACTGTGGCCATTCTCCCGGAGGCGGATGAGGTCGAGCTGAACATCGACCCGAACGATTTGCGAATAGACGTCTATCACTCCAGCGGTCATGGCGGTCAGAGCGTTAACACCACGGATTCGGCGGTCCGCATCACCCACCTGCCGACGGGGATGATCGTCACCTGCCAGGATGAAAAATCGCAGCTCAAGAACAAACACAAGGCGATGAACGTTCTTCGTTCCCGGCTGCTCGATATCGCCGTCCGGGAACATGACGACGAAATATCGGAAACGCGCAAAAGCCAGGTGGGAAGCGGGGATCGCAGCGAACGGATCCGAACCTACAATTACCCCCAAGGCCGGGTGACCGACCACCGGATTGGGATGACCTCCTACAATCTCGAAGGTTTTCTGAGCGGCGATATCCAATTTATGCTCGATGCGCTGACTGCCCATTTTCGGACGGATGCCCTGAACAAGGCGGCCCCTTAA
- the panB gene encoding 3-methyl-2-oxobutanoate hydroxymethyltransferase translates to MAKKLTRFDLQTMKEEGRKAVLMTAYDYMTAKLAEEAGMDMLLVGDSLGMAVYGYPGTVPVTMDQCICHAEAVRRGAPETLVIGDMPFGSYHAGIDDACRNAIRFYKEAGVDCLKLEGGKRVTPVIKAIVDGGMLLMGHIGLTPQSSGALGGFKAQGRTAAAAEAIVEDAIAVCEAGAFSVLVEGVPPEVTAAIRRNVPVPVYGIGAGDCDGQIMVCSDILGLFQAFTPKFVKRYGNVAEEYRKVFAAYSEDVRKGAFPGEEHVYRMAEGEAAKLAGK, encoded by the coding sequence ATGGCGAAAAAACTGACACGCTTTGATTTGCAGACAATGAAGGAAGAGGGGCGCAAGGCCGTCTTGATGACCGCATACGATTATATGACCGCCAAGCTGGCCGAAGAGGCGGGGATGGACATGCTGCTGGTTGGCGACAGCCTCGGGATGGCTGTCTATGGCTATCCCGGCACTGTTCCGGTCACCATGGACCAATGCATCTGCCATGCCGAAGCGGTGCGCAGGGGAGCCCCGGAGACCCTTGTCATCGGCGACATGCCTTTTGGGTCGTACCATGCCGGGATCGATGACGCCTGCCGCAACGCGATCCGGTTTTACAAAGAGGCCGGGGTGGATTGCCTCAAACTGGAAGGCGGCAAACGGGTAACACCGGTTATCAAGGCGATCGTTGATGGCGGCATGCTTTTGATGGGACATATCGGCTTGACTCCGCAGAGTTCGGGCGCATTGGGGGGATTCAAGGCCCAGGGACGTACAGCGGCGGCGGCAGAGGCGATTGTCGAGGACGCGATCGCGGTATGTGAAGCGGGGGCCTTCTCGGTGCTTGTGGAGGGAGTGCCTCCCGAGGTAACCGCGGCGATACGCAGAAATGTTCCTGTCCCGGTTTACGGGATCGGCGCCGGCGACTGCGATGGCCAGATCATGGTCTGTTCGGACATTCTGGGGCTTTTTCAGGCGTTTACCCCCAAATTTGTCAAACGGTACGGCAATGTCGCCGAGGAGTATCGCAAGGTCTTTGCCGCATACAGCGAGGATGTCCGCAAGGGCGCCTTTCCCGGCGAGGAGCATGTTTACCGGATGGCGGAGGGAGAGGCGGCAAAACTGGCAGGGAAGTAG